A window of the Methanosarcinales archaeon genome harbors these coding sequences:
- the gatA gene encoding Asp-tRNA(Asn)/Glu-tRNA(Gln) amidotransferase subunit GatA: protein MPLKPRTAISRLPGSYEVNALITVSQTLQAIQDSSAEEVVDKCLERIEGSKYNAIIKVTRDEALEAARNVNGGPLAGVPIAIKDNISTIGMETTCGSRILSGYIPPYDAHVIERLKEAGAIIVGKANMDEFAMGTSTESSCYGPTLNPWETECVPGGSSGGSAATVAAGEVPLALGSDTGGSVRCPASFCGVVGLKPTYGLISRYGLISYANSLEQIGPIASNVEDMTLLFNLIAGHDPRDSTSVPGEKDYTKALVNDVKGLKIGVPKEYFGEGTEPAVERSVWEAVHTLESLGASWKEVVMPHTKYALAAYYVIAMSEASSNLARFDGMRYGLRLEKDHDWHTTYSEIRAAGFGEEVKRRILLGTYALSAGYMDKYYLKALKVRTLVKQDFERALKDTDVLIAPTMPAPAFKLGEKISDPLTLYLADVNTVPINLAGVPSISLPCGFSDGLPIGLQIIGRHFDEETVLRTAYTFEQNTDFHTRSPEVA from the coding sequence ATGCCCCTAAAACCCAGGACGGCTATTTCAAGGCTCCCAGGATCATATGAGGTGAATGCTTTGATCACAGTATCCCAGACCCTTCAAGCTATTCAGGATTCTTCGGCAGAAGAGGTGGTGGACAAATGCCTGGAACGTATCGAGGGTAGTAAATATAACGCTATTATTAAGGTTACCAGGGACGAGGCCCTGGAAGCTGCCAGGAATGTAAACGGCGGTCCGCTGGCAGGCGTACCTATCGCCATCAAGGATAACATATCAACCATAGGCATGGAAACCACCTGTGGGTCCAGGATCCTGTCAGGTTATATCCCGCCCTATGATGCCCATGTGATAGAGCGGCTAAAGGAAGCCGGGGCCATCATTGTGGGCAAGGCCAATATGGATGAGTTTGCCATGGGTACATCCACTGAAAGCAGTTGTTATGGTCCTACGCTTAACCCATGGGAAACTGAGTGTGTACCTGGCGGTTCATCTGGCGGTAGTGCTGCCACCGTGGCTGCAGGCGAGGTACCTTTGGCCCTCGGTTCAGATACTGGTGGTTCAGTCAGATGCCCTGCATCCTTTTGCGGGGTGGTAGGATTGAAACCCACATATGGCCTAATCTCCAGATACGGCTTGATTTCATATGCCAACAGTCTGGAGCAGATCGGGCCTATTGCTTCAAATGTTGAGGATATGACCTTGTTATTTAATTTGATAGCAGGTCATGACCCCCGGGATTCCACGTCTGTTCCCGGAGAAAAGGATTATACTAAAGCCCTGGTGAATGATGTGAAGGGTCTCAAGATCGGCGTACCAAAGGAATATTTTGGTGAAGGTACGGAGCCGGCCGTGGAGCGCAGTGTCTGGGAGGCAGTGCATACACTGGAATCCTTGGGAGCATCCTGGAAGGAAGTTGTGATGCCCCATACAAAATATGCATTGGCTGCCTACTATGTCATTGCCATGAGTGAAGCATCTTCAAACCTGGCCCGGTTCGATGGGATGAGGTACGGGCTGCGCCTCGAAAAAGACCATGACTGGCATACCACATACAGTGAGATCAGGGCAGCTGGTTTTGGCGAAGAGGTGAAGCGAAGGATCCTGTTGGGGACCTATGCGCTGTCAGCCGGATACATGGATAAGTACTATCTCAAAGCCCTGAAGGTCAGGACACTGGTCAAGCAGGATTTTGAGAGGGCATTGAAAGATACGGATGTACTGATCGCGCCAACCATGCCCGCCCCGGCATTCAAACTGGGTGAAAAGATCAGCGACCCTTTGACTCTGTACCTGGCAGATGTGAACACAGTCCCAATAAATCTTGCAGGTGTTCCTTCAATATCACTACCGTGCGGTTTTTCAGATGGTCTCCCGATAGGACTGCAGATCATTGGGCGGCATTTTGATGAAGAGACTGTGCTTCGGACGGCATATACCTTTGAACAAAATACTGATTTTCATACCAGGAGCCCGGAGGTGGCATGA
- the gatC gene encoding Asp-tRNA(Asn)/Glu-tRNA(Gln) amidotransferase subunit GatC, whose product MITTKDVEHMGWLSRLKIEEEKLEGYAGQLNSVLDYFGQLDEVDTEGIEPTYHVLEMNNVFREDEITECLTQDQAIDNAPKTQDGYFKAPRII is encoded by the coding sequence ATGATCACTACCAAGGACGTGGAACATATGGGCTGGCTTTCAAGGCTTAAGATCGAAGAGGAGAAGCTTGAAGGGTATGCAGGGCAGTTGAATTCGGTACTGGATTATTTCGGCCAGCTGGATGAAGTGGACACTGAAGGGATTGAGCCTACTTATCATGTGCTTGAAATGAACAATGTATTCAGGGAAGATGAGATTACTGAATGCCTTACCCAGGATCAGGCAATTGATAATGCCCCTAAAACCCAGGACGGCTATTTCAAGGCTCCCAGGATCATATGA